In Bacillus sp. 2205SS5-2, the sequence CAGCTACAAAGAATCCTGCACTTATGGCTGTCGATTCATTCGGATAATAGTGCTTTATTCTGTCATTTCCTTGAATGCCGTATTTTTGTTTTGATACGATTACAAGCTTTGGTGAAGAATGTAGTAGGTCAGCTTGTTTTATAGATGCTTCTTGATATAATTGCTTCACTTCTTTTCTTACTGATTCTTGTTGGACAATCGTATAAGTCCATGGCTGTTGATTCGCACCAGATGGAGCTGTGCCTGCTGCTTGTATTACTTTTTCGATTACTTCATCAGAAACTGGTATTGGTAAAAATGCAGAGGGCGTCATTCTCGTAGATATCACATCAAGATAGTTTTGTAGCCTTTCCTCTTCTTGATCTTTTGTTAGTTTCTCAAATTGCAATGAAACAAATCCATTCCCAGTATTCATTTTTTCTCCTCCTTTGCATACAAAAAAATCCCCCATCCCCTTAAGGGACGAAGAGACTCCGCGTTACCACCCTTGTTAGTGAACTTGACATTCACTCACTTCATTACAATACAGCTTGTTTCTAACAGTGTAATTCATGTAAACTAATGCCTGAATTTTCAGCTTCCATTCAGTCTCTATTTTCTGCGACTAGAACCACTACTTATCTGTTAACTGTAAAAATATTATATTTTCACTCTATCTCTTCTGATTAATTACTGTTAAGCTTAAACGCTTTTAAGCGCTAAAGTATATATTTATATTAACTGTAGTTTTACAATTTGTCAATAATAGAACAGAGAATTTTTTTTCATGGCGTTTCTTGAGCAAGTGAACCAAAGGAAGTTTTAACAGTGTACATCTCATTCTAATTTTGAGTGTGATTGAAACAGTACGATACGACTTTTTTATCCAAACGACTATAGATTTTCAAGTTTAGCCTAACAATCCAATCCTATTATTCTCGTTCCTTCCTATGTTCTTCAACGACATCAGTGCAATGAGCATTATGGCTCTTCGCTACTTAGTGTTGACAAGACAATTTTCTAGGGTTCAATTGATGCTACCATTTTAGCTTAATGTCAGGATTCTACATATTGATTAAAACAAGCGAAAAACCAAACCGGACAAGGGAATGAGTTCAATTGCTCGCTCAGCATTCACCACCTGTTACAAGAATAATTGATTGAGTTCTGAAACCTACATAGTTGTTTGAACTAAATACTAAATAGCGAAGAAGCAGCATTATTAACATTTCTAAAATTGAGTCTATTATAAAGAATTTTCAAAATTTTTCTTTTTCACATTTACCAAAAATGGTATATTTATTACAAACTATATATTTATTGTAAAAAGAAAAAAGGAGCCATTTGTATGAAAAAGACTGAATTAAGTAGGTTGATTATTGTAAGTTTAGTTTTTGGGAATGTTATCAGTTTGCTCATTAACAATTATCTACTCTATTTTCCTATTGCAATTGTCAGTTTTGTGTTTTTTTCTATCTAAATACCTTATTGTTTAAATTTAGATTATCTGAAAAAACTAAGTCTTACTTCATAAGTTCTTTGGTGGTATTTGCATCACTCATCACCCTCTTCTTTTTGGAAGATTTTTTCATGCAACTCGGTCTCCTTTTCGGTACATTCGCGGTCGTTATTATTAGTATTTTTGTTCTAATTGAAGAATCAAATAAGGTAAATGGAAACGTGTAACAAGTATTATCTCTATACCAGCTACATACAATTCTTTTTCTGAAGCTATTGAGAATAGTAAGGATCATCCGTTTCTTTCTTTTTTATCAAACTCACTTGTATAGATTTATCCCTTAGTAGAAGTTTTTTTCGTATACCTTGACAAATGATCATTTGATTCACACAATATGAGTATACTCATCTATGAACGCACTCATCTTTAGGAGGGGTAAACGTGAATTTACGTAATAAAAAGAAACAAGCAACAAAAGAAAAAATAATTGCAGTAGCAAATGCACTATTTAAAGAAAAAGGATATGAAAAAACAACCACTGATGAAATAGCTCAAAAAGCTGGAATTGCATCCGGTACAATTTTTAATTATTTCCCAAGTAAAGCGGAGATCTTCATTGAATCTTTGACAGAAGATTTTTCAGACGAAGTCAACCATACACCCTTTGAGCTTGATTCTACATTACCAATTGATGAAATTATGTTTAACTTCATTTATACTCGCTTATTTAAATACTTGAAAATCAGTAAAAAAATCCAGCGACAATTATTTTCAATTTCTATCACAGCTATAAAATCAAAGCCTGCCGTATTAAGAAGAATGATTAGCTTAGATTTTATGTTAGTTGATGAAATTATCGAAGTTCTTAATAAGTTAAAAGAGAAGAATGTATTGTCGCAGGATTATGAAAGTAATGCCGCTGCAGAAATCATTTATAGCATGTTGGCATTTGAATTCCTGCTTTTCCTTTATCAAGAAGACATAACACAAGAACAGTTATTTTCAGGAATAAAGACAAAACTTACTTTTATTTTTCAGTAACTCCATAAGACAAATCTTTCACAGTCGTCTAATTTCTTGCATTTCTGGGTATTCATACAAGCCATTTTGATTTGAAATGAATATCATTTAGTACAAGCAGTTAAAGGGGGGCTTTTAATGTCTAACCGCCGACGAAAAAAAATTGGTTTTTGCTTTCCTGGTTATCGTTGGTGTGGACCAGGATGTAGTGGTCCAGGGCCACCAACAAACACAGTTGACGCCGCTTGCAGAGCACACGATCAGTGTTATGATCGATATGGTCCATCACGACGCTGTGACATAGATTTTTTAAAACGACTCGAGAAAGAAATCAATTCGAACACTACTGAAGGTCGACAGGCTCTACTGATGTATCGGTTCATTAAGCTTCAGCTATTTTTTTCCATTTGATTGGCTGTTTTCGCAAAGATTGTTGCTTTTCGAATAGGAATTTATCCCCTGATTTGCATGACTTCGTGCTCTTTTCCTAATGAAAACTACCTCATTTTTAGATAAAAAGTAAGAAATCAGTCGAAAAAACCTTACTGCCTGTTTTTTCTTGGTGCCAATATCAACCAAAAATACGAAAAGAGCCATTTGATTTCAATATTCTACATTTTACAGTGGAAGAAGAGAATCCAGTTGGATTCTCTTCTTTATTTGTTATTTACCAATAAACATCTGTGTCCAATGATTTCCGCCTTCCGTATACCCAACGCCAATATGTGTGAATTTAGCGCTAAGAATATTGGCACGATGTCCTTCACTGTTCATCCATGCTTGAACTACTTCATTTGCCGTTGGTTGTCCTTGTGCGATATTCTCTCCTGCAGATTCATATGTTACACCAAAATCTCTCATCATGTCGAAAGGAGATCCATACGTCGGACTTGTATGAGAGAAATAATTGTTTTCCAGCATGTCATCAGACTTTTCACCGGCAACATTACTTAATTCAGTATCAGCTTTTAAATCGGGTAGCCCATTCTTCCTTCTTTCTACATTAGTTAATTCAATCACTTGCATTTCAATGTCACTAATACCTGCTTTAGGTACATTCGTTTTACTTTGCTCTGGAGCAGGCTTTGGTGTTGCTTCTTCTTGCTTTGGAGCAGGTGCTGGTGTAGCTGGCTGTTTAGTTGGTGTTTCTTTCTTTGGTGCTGGTGTGGCTTTTTCTTGAGCCGGTGTCTCTTTCTTTGGTGCTGGTTGCCCTTTCTCACCTGAAGGAGCTGCTTGTTGTCCTGGAGGAAGTTGTTTTTTCAGCTCCTCATCCACGTTCCGTTGGACAAATGGAATCACTTTGTCCATCTGTACGTTCCCATCTTTCAAAAACTCTTTCCCATCTACCTCATAATATTTGTACTTTGCTTCTTGTACTTTTACCGCTTTTGTATGTGGATACTTAGTGCTCGGAGTCGTAGTAAAGTCACTTGAAATAGTGTCCAATTTCAACGAATCATTTTTATGAAACTGGTTGTCGTACTTTTCTACGTCATTATTTCTAAAGTTAACATCTAAAGGTGCATTATTTGGATAGTTTGGATAATCATCCATGGATGTTTCGTTATTATTACATGCCGCCATCAGTAGGATAAACATGGCAACCAGTAAAAATCTTACTTTATTCAATCGTACCGCCTCCTCTGTCCAGATATTGATGTTACGCTACTAGTGTTCGTTAAATTCCAAAAAATATGGTTGGAAATTATCGAGAATTTTTATGCTACCTAGCCAAGATATATACATTATTAAGAATCAAAAAAAATTCCCAATTTTAAGAATTTTCCATACACTATGGTGAATACGAAAAAGGAGAAGATTATGAATAGACATCCAGCATATTTACGTAATGGTGATCAACGGATTTTGCCCTTTTTATTGCTCGGTAGTGTAGGAGGATTAGGATATGGTTATGGTCGACCGGGTTACGGGTATGGGTATGGACGACCGGGAATTGGATATGGGCGACCTGGATACGGGTATGGACGACCTAGATATGGGTATGGATACGGTCGACCGGGTTATGGCTTTGGACGTCCAGGATTTGGATATGGAGGGGGATTTGGATACTAATAAGTTCCGCACATGAAAATGTGCGGCTTTTTTTGCTCATTTCATCTCCTATTTTGTTTATAATTCATTATTTGCTACAATAACCATAGAAACACATTCAATCTTGGGAGGACTATTATGAAAAAATGGGCATTCGTTTCCGATTTTGATGGAACAATATCAACAAAGGATTTTTATTGGATCATCATTGAGAAATATTTTCCAAAAGGAAGAGAATTATTTCAGGAATGGAAAGCAGGCAAGATGAAAGACATTGATTTTTTAAGTACTGTTTTTACTTCCATACAACAAGAAGAAGCAAAGATCATTCAAGACATTCATGAAATTCCGATTGATCCATATGTTCCAGACTTTATTCGAAACGTTCAGGCTGAGGGTGCTGATTTTTTTATTTTAAGCGCTGGAACGGATTACTATATCCATCATCTTTTACAAAAATATAAAATTTCCGACGTTAAAGTCTTTTCAAATGAAGGAAGATACTCTGATCAAAACGTTCATCTATCGATTGATCCTGAACATAAGCACTTCTCAGAGCGTTATGGAATTGATAAAACCAAAGTAATTGAGGAGTTAAAAGAAGTTTATGAAACTGTATACTTTATTGGAGATAGCGAGCCTGATTCACACCCAGCAAAAGTTGCAGATCTGACATTTGCAAAAGATGCACTTCAAGATCTACTTCGTCAAAATGAAGTTCCTTTTATTGCCGTGGATACTTTTAAAGAAGTGGAAAGCTATTTACAAAAACAAGGAGTATTGTCTCGATGAACCAACCCGTAACGAGTATTCCTATCCCTGCAATTCTAGAAATTAGCCATGGAGCCATTCCGAAATTGGCCGAAATTTTAATGAGGCATCCATTCGAGAATGCCGTTATTTTATTGGATGATTTTTCAGAGAGTATTTTTAGTGCAGCCTTGAATAATGAACTTGAAATCAACGTAGAATTGAAGACGCTATCTCCAGAATTAGATTTAGAAGGGCTAATCAAAGAAGCTTTCAAGATGGCACGTTATGATGTTGTCATTGCAATCGGGGGAGGACGTGTTGTTGATTTTGGAAAGTACATTGCTTTTTCAAGAAGAAGTCCATTTATCAGTATCCCTACTTCTGCATCGAACGATGGCTTCGCCAGCAGCAATTGTTCTTTAGTTGTAGAAGGCAAAAAAACTACAGTTCCTGCAAAAGTACCATACGGGATCATCGTAGATTTAGATGTCATCCAAACAGCCCCTGAACGATTTATTTTAGCCGGAGTTGGCGATTTAGTTTCTAATATTACCGCCTTATATGACTGGGAATTTGAAGATTCGCATGGAAAAAGCACAGTCAATGCTTTTGCGCATATGATCAGCAAAAAAGCAGTTAATAGCTTCATCCGAACCCCCATGAATGATTTAAAAAATCCGATTTTTTTAAAAGAACTCATTAGCTCTTTAACTATGGGCGGCATTTCAACAGCGATAAGTGGTAATAGTGCCCCCATAAGTGGGTCTGAACATTTAATCTCTCATGCATTAGAGAAAATTAGTGCTAAACCAGAAATGCATGGAATCCAGGTCGGAATCGCCACCTATATCATGGCCCATGTACAAAACCACCGTGCAGAGAGAATTAACAAAGTCTTCCAACGAACCGGATTTTTTGATTATGTAAAAACGTTATCCTTAAAAAAAGCCGAATACTCTCGGGCAATTGAAATAGCTCCGAGTATAAAACCAAATCGTTTTACTTATCTACATGATGATGGTTTTCGCGAAAAGGCACTTTCCTTTTTAGAAACAGATGACATTCTACAAGAATTATTCACTTAAGATTCAGCTAATTAACTGAGAAGAAACAAATTAGATATTTTTTGCAGGCTACTTATATAGGTGTGTAGGCTAAATAAAAAAATCATGGACATAATATCCAAGATGTTTTTTTCACTTAATAGATCAGGCATTTCAACAACTTAGTGATTGCTTTCTAAACAGAATTAAACGCGCACTTGCACCTTTCGTTTTCGCTGTTTCATCGGTTGACGGCAAAGTGGACAATCCTTTTCTTCTTCATGGGAATTAATTCTCATCCAGCCATTACAGCTAGGACTTTCACAATCCCATACTAGTAGTGTCGTCCATTGTTTCTTGATCGTCTGGACCTCTTTTCGTTCTCTTCTGATTGACGTATCAATTTCTGATTTCGCATCTGAATATGGTTGAATAAAAAAGCGCGACACAGCTACTTTATCTCCTCTGTAATAAGCAGGAGAGGAGATGTATAATTCCTCTTGCGCACGAGTAATAGCTACGTACGCTAACCGACGTTCTTCTTCCACCGCATGTAGGACGACATTATCCTCTTGCCTCGAAGCCTGCGAGGATATCATATCTTTTCGTTTATCAGCTTCTAATGAAGAACTATGAGGGAGTATTGATTCAGACCCTCCAATCAGAAAGACTACAGGAAACTCAAGGCCTTTTGATTTGTGTATGGTCATTAGGGAAACCACATCAGAATCTGTCTTATTCCCTCTTTCCTCCATCTCTCTGTTTTTTTCTATAATATCATCGATGAATGAAATAAATTGTGCGACAGTATCAAACTGAGCAGCCGAAACTTCTAACTCTGATAGCGTTTCTTTTACCACTTCCTTGTGCAAAGTTAAGCTTTTTCGATCATCGGTTTCTAAGTATTTATCGTAGAAAGTTCGTATTTTTCGAATGGCTTGCTTGGCAGAAAGTTTGGTCAAAGATTGAATTAAACTAATCCGCTCTGATAGCTGCTTTTTTTGAAATGGTTTTAATTTAGGCATCTTTAATAAATGCTCAATGACTTGTGTTTTAGGATAAAATAGCTCTTCTTCTTCAATAAATCGATATGCCGTATCTCTTTGCAAGTACATAGTAGGTAAAATGTTTTTTAGTGCCTCGGTGTTTTTCCCATTTAAAGCGATACGAAGATAATCAAGCACGGGTTTGACAATAGAATGCTCATAAAAAGAATCACCGCGACTATAGGATACAAATGGTATATCATGGAGCACCATTTGCTCAAATATTGCCCGACTACTACTAATGGTTCGGTGTAAAATAGCAAAATCCTGATAAGACTGCTCCTTACTAGTTACCGCCCTCTTAATGTGTTCTATAATCAAATTCGCTTCTTCATCGGTTGTATTTGGACGTAAAAAAACCGGCTGAGATGAATTAGTCTTTGTCGCTTTCAAGGTTTTCCCATGTCTCATTGTATTGTTGGCAATGAGTTCGTTCGCTAACGATAAGATGTTTTGTGACGAACGATAATTTACATCCAGATAGATTTTAGTTGTTGCAGGAAAATCTTGATCAAAACCGAGAATAATCGAACTATCTGCTCCGTTAAAAGAATAGATTGTTTGATCATCATCTCCAACAACAAACACATTTTTATCAGGATTTGCAATCATTTTAATTAATTCATACTGTAAAGGATTCGTATCTTGCCATTCGTCACATAAGATATATTGAAAACGTTGCTGAAGATTCGCTAAGATCGACGGATTCTTCTTTAAGAGAAAATAAGATTCCAACAACATATCATCGAAATCAATAAATTGATTTCGATGTTTCCAACTTTCATATTTTACAAAAATTTCTTTGATTTCTTTTTCAATTTTGGTTTTACAGGGAACTTGATCTACCGAAATCATCTTATTCTTATAGTGAGAAAGTAGTGATAAAATGGTTTCTGGTTCATATGAATCTCCAAGTTTCATTTCCTTTAATATGATTTTGACTGCAGTATGTTTGTACTTCTCGTTGCTTAATATGTTTTGTGTAAAACCCTGCCATTTTAATATGGAAAGGAAAATTGAGTGAAACGTCCCAGTTGTTACATTAGAAATCATTGAGCGTGAAATCCTAGGTAGCTGTTCCATTCTCGCTTTCATTTCTAAGGCTGCTTTTTTCGTGAAAGTCAGTAGTAAAATATGCTTAGGTTTCACTTGACGAACAGACATTAAATAGCCCGCTCTAGAAATGAGAACTCTCGTTTTCCCACTTCCTGCTCCCGCTAAAACGAGAGCAGGGCCTTGTCCATGACGAACCGCTTCTATTTGCGGTTGATTTAAGAAAACGCCATTCTGTTCAAGTGAACGAAAAAAATAAGCATCTGAATGCTCTCCTGAAACCAACTCTACCGAAGTCTGGGCACTTGCGATCGTTGCTTTCGTTTGTAGAGATTTGGTTGAACCAATTGGTTGAGTGTGATAGAGAATGGATGAAACATTTTGGCTAGGAGGATTTTGTAGATCCGCTCTTGGTGTACTAGAAGTATTATTCATTGGTTTGCTTCCTCCTCAGTGTCGACTCATTATTTAATAGTAACAGATTTTCTAATAAGTTTGGTTCTGAAATGATCATTTGTTTGATGTTTAGTCATGATAATTGTTGGGAAAACCTAAAGAAAATGATGTAAAGGGGATGGATACAAAAATGATTATTATCTACATGAGTTTGACGGTTATTATTTTAACACTCATATATTTAGGTTTTCACGTGTTTCGAACGTATCAAAACACTCAGCATATTATTCAAGAGGTCAATAAAACCATTTTAAATATTCAAAATGATGTAGAGGGTATTAAGCAAGAGTCAAATGCTCTTTCTCATAAACAGCACACCTTAGAGATTGATTTCAAGCAAAAAACAAACGCTATAAAACAAACTGTTGATTTTGCTAAGCAAACCCCGCGCTTAATACATCAAGTTTGGAAAGCTGGTAATGGAAAATAAGAAAATCATTAAATTCCACGAATCAGGCATTACATCTTGCCGATTATCATATGATAGAAACTAACATGATTTTTTACTCGCACCCCCTAATGAAAATGGGGGTTATTTTTTTGCCATCTGACTATAACTGATAATACAACAAACAGGCAAGTACGTGGCTTTTAATGGTGGGTAAACCCTGTCATAGAAACTGTGAGGAATCGATTGTTGCACACCGCCTTGTTGACCAAGTTTCACTTGGATCACGTACAGAAAAATGTCGATGTACAATCTTTTCCACTGTTTGTTAACTACTGTTTAGGATGGTGTTAAGAATGGACGTATTGTTAAAGAATTGTGCTGGTTTAGATGTTCATCAGAAAGAGATTGTGGCTTGTGTCATTCGAGAAGATTCAGATGGACATTCCGTTACCGAAATTCAATCCTTTCCAACGATGACCAAAGATTTATATGAATTACTAAAGTGGCTAGAACAATGCAACGTTACTCACGTCGCATTAGAAAGCACAGGAATCTATTGGAAGCCAATCTTTAATGTTATTGAAGACTACTTTGATATTACATTAGCTAATGCACAACGAATTAAAAATGTACCAGGACGCAAAACAGACGTTGCCGATTCAGAATGGATTGCGAAATTACTTCAACATGGGTTGATTGAAAAGAGTTTTGTCCCTCCAACAGATATTCGTGAACTGAGAGATTTAACGAGATTACGCAAGAAATGGGTTGGAAATATAACCGCAGAGAAAAACAGAATACAAAAAACATTAGAGTGTTCGAATATAAAATTGGGCTCTGTAATCTCCGATGTTTTTGGTGTTTCAGGACGAAAACTACTCTCAAAGCTTGTAGATCAGGGGTATGTGGATCCGAAAGATGTGCTAGAAACAATCCATTTTAAAATGATGCCAAAAGCGCAACAAATTTCTGATTCCCTTTTCGGCACACTTAATACACACCAAATCTTTTTGATTCGCCAATCCTGGAATCACATCATCTTCCTAGAGGAACAATTAGAGAAACTTGAAAAACAAATTCAAGAATTGTTAAAACCTTATAAGGAACAAGTCGATTTACTGTTAACCATTCCCGGAGTAAAAGAGAACTCAGTCGCAAGCATTATTGCTGAAATCGGCATTGAAATGAGTCAATTCCCATCAGCACAACATCTAGCATCATGGGCGGGCTTAGCACCAGGAAATCACGAAAGTGCGGGTAAAAAAAAGCACCCGAACAACCAAAGGGAATCCACACATAAAATCGACATTATGTGAAGTTGCATGGGCTATCTCTAGGACAAAAAACACATGGTTGGCAGGTAAGTACTGGTCATTGGCAGCTCGACGTGGGAAGAAAAAGGCATTAATCGCAATCGCACATAAGACGTTAAAAATTATCTATCATATTTTGTCTGGAAAACAACCGTTTATTGAGTACTCAAACTCATTAGCTTAACCACTTTTCAATTTGAATATACTTCTGGCTATTGAAAAAAGTTTTAAAATCAATAGTTCTCTTTCTTATTGCCCTTTTTAAGAAAAAAAGACAAATAACAAAATTCCCAGGCACGAATGATATTCTTAAACCATAATTAAGTTCCCGACCTTTTCACATAAAAAAACCAAGTTTCCTTGGTTTTTTTATGCATTGAGTGATCGATCTTGACCAGTCGGTTTACTTGTGGACATTATAGTTCGGTGGTAAATAGCATTGATTTCTCCGCCAATAACAAGAGCAAGCCCGGTTAAATATAACCAAATCATAAGCACAATTACCCCTCCAATACTACCATAAGTATCAGAATAGCTTCCAAAGTTACTTACATAAAACGAAAAACCGAGTGAAATCGCTAACCATAAAAGTGTCGCTACTACTGCTCCAGGAAATACATGTTTATATGGATAATGTTTATTCGGAGCTAAATGATAAAGAAACGCCAATACGAATGAAATGATTACAATAGCGACCACCCACCGAAGCAACGAAAATAGCATCTTGAATTCAGAAGGTATACTAATATAACTTGAAATAAAATCTAAAATAACATTTCCAAATACCGGCAACAATAGTGCAATGATGAAAGCAATTAGTAGGCCAATCGTTAAAACAATTGATAACAAGCGAATTTTTATAAATGACCGTGTTTCTTTCATATCAAAAGCAACATTCATGGAATGAATAAAGGCTTGGACTCCATTTGACGCGGACCAAATTGTACCGATAATACCAAATGTCAATAATCCACCATTGGGTGATGTAACAATTTCCATGACATTTTCCTCTATTAATGTAGCTGTATCAGGTGGTAATACATCACGTATAAAATTAATGGCTTTGATTGGTTCAATTGATAGATAAGGTAAAATGGATAGCAAAAGAATCAAAATTGGAAATATTGATAAAACATAGTAATACGACTGCTCTGCAGCCAACCCTGTCGCCCGATCTTTTTTCATTTCTTTTAAAAGTTGTTTCCCATAGTCTATATAGGTTTTCATAAGTTTAAACTCCCCCCTTCTACCAATCTATACCCCCTGTTATTGAATTCAATCACTAAAAGAATAAATATATTTGTTTAAATAATAAAATTATAGTCTTGTAATTTTATTTTCTGCCTCGGTTAGGAAAAGTATTCATTAATATCCCTATCCATTGCTGCCTCTTTTTGCTTATCTGACACATGCGTATACTTTTGAGTCGTGTTGAGGTTGCTATGCCCCAGAAGTTCCTGCACAGTTCGAATATCTTTCCCCTCTCGAACCAGATGTGTCGCGAATGAATGACGGAGCTTATGACTTGAGATTGACTTGTTCTTTGCTCCTTCTTGATTCCATGATTTATTTATCATTTCCGTTATTTCTTGAATTCTTCTCCTGGAGATTCGCTTTCCTCTTCTGGAGATAAACAATGCGTTCCGATCACTCTTCATCGGAAATTGCCGCTCTTGTTCAATGTAGATCAAGATTTCAGCAAACAATTGTGAAGGCAGTGGAATATATCTTGTCTTATTTCCTTTTCCTACTATCGACAACCCTTGTTTTTCTTGATGCAATGAGGATAGATTTAAAGCATGAACTTCCGCAACACGTAAACCTGCAAATGCCATTAAGCCAAGCATCACTTTATTTCGCTTTATATGTTGTTTTTGAGAAACGAATTTTACTTGATTAAAAAAAGGTTTCAGCTCTTCTGTTTCTAAGTATTCAGGAAGTCGACCTTTTGGTTCCTTCGCACTTTCTAAATTGTTGGCAGGATTATGGGTAACAAGATCGTAATCCAGCATACACTTAAAAAATGAACGTAAAGCAGTCAATCTTCTGTTACGAGTTGTCGCAGAATTTTGACGTTTCGTTTTCAGCTCATTCAAGTATAGGGTGATATGTAATTTTTTTGTTTCTTCTAGGGAGACCCATTCATTATTTCGCCGAGTGAAAAACTCTAAAAAGAAATAGATATCACGCAAATAATTTTCAATCGTAAACATAGAATATTCTTTATTATCCATATGTGTTTTAAATAATACAAGTTCTTGCTCATACCAGTCTGTAATCCTATCATACGTTGTATTCAAAAATATTCTCACCCTTCCACTTTCCTTCTACTAATTATACTATGAATCTACAAAAACCGCACATAAGAGATATTATGCGCGGTA encodes:
- a CDS encoding tyrosine-type recombinase/integrase, translating into MNTTYDRITDWYEQELVLFKTHMDNKEYSMFTIENYLRDIYFFLEFFTRRNNEWVSLEETKKLHITLYLNELKTKRQNSATTRNRRLTALRSFFKCMLDYDLVTHNPANNLESAKEPKGRLPEYLETEELKPFFNQVKFVSQKQHIKRNKVMLGLMAFAGLRVAEVHALNLSSLHQEKQGLSIVGKGNKTRYIPLPSQLFAEILIYIEQERQFPMKSDRNALFISRRGKRISRRRIQEITEMINKSWNQEGAKNKSISSHKLRHSFATHLVREGKDIRTVQELLGHSNLNTTQKYTHVSDKQKEAAMDRDINEYFS